A region of [Bacteroides] pectinophilus DNA encodes the following proteins:
- a CDS encoding ribosomal L7Ae/L30e/S12e/Gadd45 family protein encodes MRTDKILSMLGLAKKAGKLAGGEFSVEKAVKSGRAAVVIVAADASQNTHKLFINMCTFYQVPCYLYSSKEELGHALGRDIQASVAVLDDGFADAIEKRLLQAGVEQSVAEYEEFEDDDTDEFDRM; translated from the coding sequence TTGAGAACAGATAAGATTTTATCAATGCTTGGACTTGCCAAGAAGGCCGGGAAACTGGCCGGTGGCGAATTCTCGGTTGAAAAGGCAGTTAAGAGTGGCAGAGCGGCAGTCGTTATTGTTGCGGCAGATGCATCACAAAATACACACAAATTATTCATAAACATGTGTACATTCTATCAGGTACCGTGCTATTTATACAGCAGTAAGGAAGAACTCGGGCATGCGCTTGGAAGAGATATTCAGGCTTCGGTTGCGGTTCTTGATGATGGATTTGCAGATGCAATAGAGAAGAGACTTTTGCAGGCAGGCGTTGAACAGTCTGTTGCGGAGTACGAAGAATTTGAAGATGATGACACGGATGAATTTGATAGAATGTGA
- the rpsO gene encoding 30S ribosomal protein S15 has translation MISKEKKAEIIAAYGRTPQDTGSPEVQVAILTERINELTEHLKVNAKDHHSRRGLLKMVGKRRALLEYLKKDDIDAYRALIERLGLRK, from the coding sequence ATGATTTCAAAGGAAAAGAAGGCAGAGATTATTGCTGCATACGGTAGAACTCCACAGGATACAGGTTCACCTGAGGTTCAGGTAGCTATCCTTACAGAGAGAATTAACGAGCTTACAGAGCATCTTAAGGTTAATGCTAAGGATCACCATTCAAGAAGAGGACTTCTTAAGATGGTTGGTAAGAGAAGAGCTTTGCTTGAGTACCTCAAGAAGGATGATATCGATGCTTACCGTGCTTTGATTGAGCGTTTAGGACTCAGAAAGTAA
- the truB gene encoding tRNA pseudouridine(55) synthase TruB, with product MINGVINIYKEKGYTSHDVVAKLRGILHQKKIGHTGTLDPDAQGVLPVCLGKATRMCDMLTDWNKTYEAVMLLGQTTDTQDTSGNVIRMCEPETDARKIMDAIDSFVGDYEQIPPMYSALKHNGRKLYELARQGIEVERKPRHVRIESIRVNELNVQEHTVRMTVECSKGTYIRALCNDIGDRLGCGACMKELTRTSVGCFNTDNALTLGSVQAKVLLGDIADNIIPIDAIFNKYRAIHGCERADAALHNGNMIPVTEEYIAVEGEAAAHDDESFRMYDSCGIFVGIYRHAEGRLVPVKMFYDAGEAAGDN from the coding sequence ATGATTAATGGCGTCATAAATATCTACAAGGAAAAAGGATATACATCACATGATGTCGTTGCAAAGTTAAGGGGCATCCTGCATCAGAAAAAGATAGGCCATACGGGGACACTTGACCCTGATGCCCAAGGGGTTCTCCCGGTATGCTTAGGCAAGGCGACGAGGATGTGTGATATGCTTACTGACTGGAATAAGACATATGAGGCTGTTATGCTGCTTGGGCAGACCACGGATACACAGGATACGTCAGGCAATGTTATCAGAATGTGTGAACCTGAGACAGATGCACGAAAGATAATGGATGCAATAGACAGCTTTGTAGGAGACTATGAGCAGATACCTCCGATGTATTCTGCACTTAAGCATAATGGCAGAAAGCTTTATGAGCTTGCAAGGCAGGGAATAGAGGTTGAACGCAAACCAAGGCATGTAAGAATAGAATCAATCAGGGTGAACGAGCTTAATGTTCAGGAGCATACTGTCAGAATGACAGTAGAATGTTCAAAAGGAACATACATAAGAGCACTTTGCAATGATATAGGAGACAGACTTGGATGCGGTGCATGTATGAAGGAGCTTACACGTACGTCGGTAGGCTGCTTTAATACAGATAATGCGCTTACACTTGGAAGTGTTCAGGCAAAAGTCCTGCTTGGCGATATAGCAGACAATATTATACCGATAGATGCAATATTCAATAAATATCGTGCCATACATGGGTGTGAGCGTGCTGATGCTGCGCTTCATAATGGCAATATGATACCTGTGACTGAGGAATATATTGCAGTAGAAGGGGAAGCAGCTGCACACGATGACGAGAGCTTCAGGATGTACGATTCCTGCGGAATATTCGTCGGGATATACAGACACGCAGAAGGCCGTCTTGTGCCTGTTAAGATGTTTTATGATGCCGGTGAGGCAGCAGGGGATAATTGA
- the infB gene encoding translation initiation factor IF-2 — protein sequence MRIHELAKEINVQSSDIIDALKGIDKDKDYKPASGIKDDDIPKVKASLAKSGKYVQAGATKNGNAPHAPANASQQTKSAQPAQARTEQPAQPKTQNQQQSARPQNQNGQGQNQDGEKKSRITQVYNPQNSTRNRDGQGGYNRDNRDRNGQGGYNRDNRDRNGQGGYNRDNRDRNGQGGYNRDNRDRNGQGGYNRDNRDNRNGQGGYNRDNRDNRNGQGGYNRDNRDNRNGQGGYNRDNRDRNGQGGYNRDNRDNRNGQGGYNRDNRDNRNGQGGYNRDNRDNRNGQGGYNRDNRGGGQGSFNRDNRGGQGARRDDRRRDTIQEDFTFEQKPDSRRPDSRKNDRNNDRKNQRDRDSKENLKFANQKKNTPAKPVEKEETIKNLILPDTLTIKELADKMKVQPAAVVKKLFLQGKVVTINQEIDYDTAEEIALEFNCICDHEVKVDVIAELLKEDEEDPATLVTRPPVVCVMGHVDHGKTSLLDAIRSTNVTAKESGGITQKIGAYTVEINGQKITFLDTPGHEAFTAMRMRGAQSTDIAILVVAADDGVMPQTVEAINHAKAAGIDIIVAINKIDKPNANIERVKQELTEYELIPEDWGGSTIFCPVSAHTKEGIDNLLEMILLDAEVLELKANPNRKARGLVIEARLDKGKGPVANILVQKGTLHVGDNVAAGSCYGKIRAMTDDKGNKVKSAGPSTPVEVLGLNDVPNAGEIIVATENDKEARNFAETFIREGREKLLDDTKAKLSLDDLFSQIQAGNVKELNLIVKADVQGSVEAVKSSLLKLSNEEVVVKIIHGGVGNINESDVTLASASNAIIIGFNVKPDNQAHAVADREKVDIRLYKVIYNAIEDVEAALKGMLEPKYEEKVTGKLVVRQTYKASGVGVIAGSYVLDGYITRNASVRLKRDDETIYDGPLASLKRFKDDVKEVKEGYECGIVLEKFNDIKEDDTMEAYEMVEIPRQ from the coding sequence ATGAGAATTCATGAATTAGCTAAAGAAATTAATGTCCAGAGCAGTGATATTATAGATGCACTTAAGGGCATTGACAAGGATAAGGATTATAAGCCGGCAAGCGGGATTAAGGATGATGATATTCCTAAGGTAAAGGCGAGCCTTGCAAAGTCAGGCAAGTATGTTCAGGCAGGAGCAACAAAGAATGGTAATGCACCGCATGCACCTGCTAATGCATCACAGCAGACTAAGAGCGCCCAGCCTGCACAGGCAAGAACTGAGCAGCCTGCACAGCCTAAGACACAGAATCAGCAACAGTCAGCAAGACCACAGAATCAGAACGGTCAGGGACAGAATCAGGACGGAGAGAAGAAGTCACGTATAACACAGGTATATAATCCGCAGAACAGCACAAGAAATCGTGACGGACAGGGCGGCTACAACAGAGATAACAGAGACCGTAACGGACAGGGCGGTTACAACAGAGATAACCGTGACCGCAACGGACAGGGCGGTTACAACAGAGATAACAGAGATCGTAACGGACAGGGCGGTTACAACAGAGATAACAGAGACCGTAACGGACAGGGCGGCTACAACAGGGATAACCGTGACAACCGTAACGGACAGGGCGGCTACAACAGGGATAACCGTGACAACCGTAACGGACAGGGCGGCTACAACAGGGATAACCGTGACAACCGTAACGGACAGGGCGGCTATAACAGAGATAACAGAGATCGTAACGGACAGGGCGGCTACAACAGGGATAACCGTGACAACCGTAACGGACAGGGCGGCTACAACAGGGATAACCGTGACAACCGTAACGGACAGGGCGGCTACAACAGGGATAACCGTGACAACCGTAACGGACAGGGCGGCTATAACAGAGATAACAGAGGCGGCGGTCAGGGAAGCTTCAACCGTGATAACAGAGGCGGACAGGGCGCAAGAAGAGATGACCGCAGACGTGATACTATCCAGGAAGATTTTACATTTGAGCAGAAGCCGGATAGCAGAAGACCGGACAGCCGTAAGAATGATCGCAATAATGACCGTAAGAATCAAAGAGACAGAGATTCAAAAGAGAATCTTAAGTTCGCTAACCAGAAGAAGAATACTCCTGCAAAGCCTGTAGAGAAGGAAGAGACAATTAAAAACCTCATTCTTCCTGATACACTGACAATCAAGGAACTTGCAGATAAGATGAAAGTTCAGCCGGCAGCTGTTGTTAAGAAGCTGTTTCTTCAGGGAAAGGTAGTTACTATCAATCAGGAGATTGATTACGATACAGCAGAGGAGATTGCACTTGAGTTCAACTGCATCTGTGACCATGAAGTGAAGGTTGATGTTATAGCAGAGCTTCTTAAGGAAGATGAAGAAGATCCTGCAACACTTGTTACAAGACCACCTGTAGTCTGCGTAATGGGTCATGTTGACCATGGTAAGACTTCTCTTCTTGATGCAATCCGTTCAACTAATGTTACAGCCAAGGAGTCCGGCGGCATCACACAGAAGATTGGTGCTTATACAGTAGAGATTAACGGACAGAAGATTACATTCCTTGATACTCCGGGACACGAAGCATTTACAGCAATGCGTATGCGCGGTGCACAGTCAACTGATATTGCAATCCTTGTTGTTGCGGCAGATGACGGTGTAATGCCACAGACAGTAGAAGCTATCAACCATGCCAAGGCAGCAGGAATTGATATAATTGTTGCAATTAATAAGATTGATAAGCCTAATGCCAATATTGAAAGAGTTAAGCAGGAACTTACAGAATATGAACTTATTCCTGAAGACTGGGGCGGAAGCACAATATTCTGTCCGGTATCTGCACATACTAAGGAGGGTATTGATAATCTCCTTGAGATGATTCTTCTCGATGCGGAAGTGCTTGAACTTAAGGCTAATCCTAACCGTAAGGCAAGAGGTCTTGTGATTGAGGCACGTCTTGACAAGGGCAAGGGCCCGGTTGCCAATATCCTTGTACAGAAGGGTACTCTCCATGTAGGAGACAATGTTGCTGCCGGTTCATGCTATGGCAAGATTCGTGCAATGACTGACGATAAGGGTAACAAGGTTAAGTCAGCAGGCCCTTCTACACCTGTAGAGGTACTCGGACTTAATGATGTTCCTAATGCCGGTGAGATTATTGTTGCAACAGAGAATGATAAGGAAGCAAGAAACTTTGCTGAGACATTCATCAGAGAAGGAAGAGAGAAGCTTCTTGATGATACTAAGGCTAAGCTTTCACTTGATGATCTGTTCAGCCAGATTCAGGCAGGTAATGTTAAGGAGCTTAATCTTATTGTTAAGGCTGATGTACAGGGTTCTGTTGAGGCGGTTAAGAGCAGTCTTCTCAAGCTTTCTAATGAAGAAGTTGTTGTTAAGATTATCCATGGCGGTGTTGGTAACATTAATGAATCTGATGTTACACTTGCTTCAGCATCTAATGCCATCATTATCGGCTTCAATGTAAAGCCTGATAATCAGGCACATGCTGTTGCTGACCGTGAGAAGGTTGATATCCGCCTGTATAAGGTAATCTACAATGCCATCGAGGATGTTGAGGCAGCACTTAAGGGTATGCTTGAGCCTAAGTACGAGGAGAAGGTTACAGGTAAGCTTGTTGTACGTCAGACATACAAGGCTTCAGGTGTAGGTGTAATTGCAGGTTCATATGTACTTGACGGTTATATCACACGTAATGCATCCGTACGTCTTAAGAGAGATGATGAGACTATATATGACGGTCCTCTTGCATCACTTAAGAGATTCAAGGATGATGTTAAGGAAGTTAAGGAAGGCTATGAGTGTGGTATTGTTCTTGAGAAGTTCAACGACATCAAAGAGGATGATACTATGGAAGCTTACGAGATGGTTGAGATTCCAAGACAGTAA
- a CDS encoding YebC/PmpR family DNA-binding transcriptional regulator, translating into MSGHSKFANIAHKKAANDAAKGKIFTRIGKEIMVAVKEGGPDVNNNSKLRTVVAKAKANNMPNDTIERAIKKAAGSDASNYESVVYEGYGPSGSAIIVEALTDNRNRAASNIRSAFTKGGGSIGTPGCVSFMFDDKGLIIVSKEECDMDADDLMMIALDAGADDFSEEDDSFEITTAPDDFETVRQALEEQKIPMASAEVTKIPQNYVELTSEEDIKKMNRILMLLDEDDDVQNVYHNWDAPAEDDEE; encoded by the coding sequence ATGTCAGGACATTCAAAATTTGCTAATATAGCACATAAGAAGGCTGCTAATGATGCAGCAAAGGGAAAGATATTTACAAGAATCGGTAAGGAAATCATGGTTGCAGTTAAAGAGGGCGGCCCTGATGTGAACAATAACAGTAAGTTAAGAACTGTTGTTGCCAAAGCTAAGGCTAACAATATGCCTAACGATACAATTGAGCGTGCTATTAAGAAGGCTGCAGGTTCAGATGCGTCTAATTATGAGTCAGTTGTATATGAAGGCTATGGTCCAAGCGGTTCGGCAATTATTGTCGAGGCGCTTACAGATAACCGTAACCGTGCTGCTTCTAATATCAGAAGCGCATTTACAAAGGGCGGCGGAAGCATCGGTACTCCGGGCTGTGTATCTTTCATGTTTGATGATAAGGGACTTATAATCGTATCTAAGGAAGAATGCGATATGGATGCAGATGACCTTATGATGATAGCACTTGATGCAGGCGCTGATGATTTTTCAGAGGAAGATGACAGCTTTGAGATAACAACTGCTCCTGACGATTTTGAGACAGTACGTCAGGCTCTTGAGGAGCAGAAGATACCTATGGCATCAGCCGAGGTAACAAAGATTCCGCAGAATTATGTTGAGCTTACATCAGAAGAGGATATCAAGAAGATGAACAGAATACTTATGCTTCTTGATGAGGATGATGATGTTCAGAATGTATACCATAACTGGGATGCACCGGCTGAGGATGATGAAGAGTAA
- a CDS encoding polyribonucleotide nucleotidyltransferase: protein MYKSYSMEIAGRTLTVDVGRVCAQANGAALMHYGDTVVLSTATASKEPREGIDFFPLSVEYEEKLYAVGKIPGGFNKREGKASENAILTSRVIDRPMRPLFPKDYRNDVTLNNMVMSVDPECRPELVAMLGASIATCISDIPFDGPCAMTQLGMIDGEFVVNPSQEQWKNGDLRLTVASTSQKVIMIECGANEVPEARMIEAIYKCHEVNQTIIEFINKIVAEVGKPKHSYESCAIPQEMFDAMKAIVTPEEMEVAVFTDDKQTREANIDAITEKFKEAFADNEEWLAILGEAVYQYQKKTVRKMILKDHKRPDGRAITQIRPLAAEIDLIPRVHGSAMFTRGQTQICDVVTLAPLSEAQKVDGLDENVTAKRYIHHYNFPSYSVGETKPSRGPGRREIGHGALAERALIPVLPSEEEFPYAIRAVSETFESNGSTSMASTCASCMSLMAAGVPIKRMVAGISCGLVTGDTDDDYIVLTDIQGLEDFFGDMDFKVTGTTEGITAIQMDIKIHGLTRPIVEEAIARTREARLFIMDTCMKPAIAEPRKEVGKYAPKIIQTKIDPAKIGDVVGQRGKTINAIIEETGVKIDINDDGFVSICGVESEGMQKALKYINTIVTDFEEGQIFEGKVVSIKEFGAFIEFAPGKEGMVHISKIAKERINHVEDVLTLGDTVRCICLGKDKMGRISFSIKDCPAE, encoded by the coding sequence ATGTACAAGAGTTATTCAATGGAAATTGCCGGCAGAACACTTACTGTTGATGTTGGCAGAGTGTGTGCACAGGCTAACGGTGCAGCACTTATGCATTACGGTGATACTGTTGTTCTTTCAACAGCAACAGCATCAAAGGAGCCAAGAGAGGGAATTGATTTCTTCCCACTCAGCGTAGAATATGAGGAGAAGCTTTATGCGGTAGGTAAGATTCCGGGTGGCTTCAACAAGAGAGAAGGCAAGGCATCAGAGAATGCAATCCTTACATCAAGAGTGATTGACCGTCCTATGAGACCTCTGTTCCCTAAGGATTACCGTAACGATGTTACTCTTAACAATATGGTAATGTCAGTAGATCCTGAGTGCCGCCCTGAGCTTGTTGCCATGCTTGGTGCTTCAATTGCCACATGTATATCTGATATCCCATTTGACGGGCCATGTGCTATGACACAGCTTGGTATGATTGATGGTGAATTTGTTGTCAATCCTTCACAGGAGCAGTGGAAGAATGGTGATTTGAGACTTACGGTTGCTTCTACAAGCCAGAAGGTAATCATGATTGAGTGTGGAGCTAATGAAGTTCCGGAAGCCAGGATGATTGAGGCTATCTACAAGTGCCACGAAGTAAACCAGACAATTATTGAGTTTATCAATAAGATTGTAGCCGAGGTTGGCAAGCCAAAGCATTCATATGAGAGCTGCGCTATCCCACAGGAGATGTTCGATGCAATGAAGGCAATCGTAACACCTGAGGAGATGGAAGTTGCAGTATTCACAGATGACAAGCAGACAAGAGAAGCTAACATCGATGCAATAACAGAGAAGTTCAAGGAAGCCTTTGCTGATAATGAGGAATGGCTTGCAATCCTTGGCGAAGCTGTATACCAGTATCAGAAGAAGACTGTAAGGAAGATGATTCTTAAGGACCACAAGAGACCTGATGGACGTGCTATCACACAGATTCGTCCGCTTGCAGCAGAGATTGACCTTATTCCGAGAGTTCACGGCTCGGCTATGTTCACAAGAGGACAGACACAGATCTGCGATGTTGTAACACTTGCGCCTTTATCAGAGGCACAGAAGGTAGACGGACTTGATGAGAATGTTACAGCTAAGAGATATATTCATCACTATAACTTCCCTTCATACTCAGTAGGTGAGACAAAGCCTTCAAGAGGACCGGGACGTCGTGAGATTGGACATGGAGCACTCGCAGAGAGAGCACTTATACCTGTACTTCCGTCAGAGGAAGAGTTCCCATATGCAATCCGTGCCGTATCCGAGACATTTGAGTCTAACGGTTCAACATCAATGGCATCAACATGTGCTTCCTGTATGTCACTTATGGCAGCCGGTGTACCTATTAAGAGAATGGTAGCAGGTATATCATGTGGTCTTGTTACGGGAGACACAGACGACGATTATATCGTACTTACTGATATTCAGGGACTTGAAGATTTCTTTGGCGATATGGACTTCAAGGTAACAGGTACTACAGAAGGTATCACAGCTATTCAGATGGATATCAAGATTCACGGACTTACAAGACCGATTGTTGAAGAGGCTATTGCAAGAACAAGAGAAGCAAGACTTTTCATCATGGATACATGTATGAAGCCTGCAATTGCGGAGCCACGTAAAGAGGTTGGCAAGTACGCTCCTAAGATTATCCAGACAAAGATTGATCCTGCAAAGATTGGTGACGTTGTAGGCCAGCGCGGTAAGACAATCAATGCGATTATTGAAGAGACAGGCGTTAAGATTGATATTAACGATGACGGCTTCGTATCTATCTGTGGTGTTGAGAGCGAAGGAATGCAGAAGGCACTGAAGTATATCAATACTATCGTTACAGACTTTGAAGAAGGACAGATATTTGAAGGTAAGGTTGTAAGCATCAAGGAGTTCGGTGCATTTATCGAATTCGCACCTGGTAAGGAAGGTATGGTACATATCTCTAAGATTGCCAAGGAAAGAATCAATCATGTTGAGGATGTGCTTACACTTGGTGATACAGTCCGCTGCATATGCCTCGGCAAGGACAAGATGGGAAGAATAAGCTTCAGCATCAAGGACTGCCCTGCTGAATAA
- a CDS encoding HIT family protein, which yields MIDNNCAYCVEGELVAKFGIKICELETSKVYLFKEQSHPGRCIVAHKKHVGDMNELTAEERAAYFEDVARVARAIMAAFHPDKVNYGAYGDTGHHLHFHLTPKYKDEFEWGGVFLMNPDRKYLTDAEYADMIEKIKANL from the coding sequence ATGATAGATAACAATTGCGCATATTGCGTTGAGGGAGAACTTGTAGCAAAGTTCGGAATTAAGATTTGTGAGCTTGAGACATCTAAGGTATATCTTTTCAAAGAGCAGAGTCATCCGGGAAGATGTATTGTTGCACATAAGAAGCATGTAGGTGATATGAATGAGCTTACAGCTGAAGAGAGAGCTGCATATTTTGAGGATGTTGCAAGAGTTGCCAGAGCAATTATGGCAGCCTTCCATCCGGATAAGGTGAATTATGGCGCTTATGGTGACACAGGCCACCATCTGCATTTCCACCTCACTCCTAAGTATAAGGACGAGTTTGAATGGGGCGGTGTGTTCCTTATGAACCCGGACAGAAAGTATCTTACAGATGCTGAATATGCAGATATGATTGAGAAGATTAAGGCTAATCTTTAA
- a CDS encoding YlxR family protein, with amino-acid sequence MKSKKEMIRVLHTAENEFILDPTGKKSGRGAYICPDAECLNKAIKNKGLERSFKQAIPKEVYENLQKELAEIENR; translated from the coding sequence ATGAAGAGCAAAAAAGAAATGATTCGAGTACTTCATACAGCTGAGAATGAATTTATTCTTGATCCGACAGGCAAGAAGAGCGGAAGAGGCGCATATATATGTCCTGATGCCGAATGTCTTAATAAGGCGATTAAGAATAAGGGGCTGGAGCGTTCATTCAAGCAGGCTATTCCAAAGGAAGTATATGAGAATCTTCAGAAGGAGTTGGCTGAGATTGAGAACAGATAA
- a CDS encoding bifunctional riboflavin kinase/FAD synthetase, with protein sequence MRYIHDTDKFTIEGATVVTLGKFDGVHKGHQKLLATVRDKASGYGAMSAAFTFDHIPVSLSKTPGQSYIMTNAERRSFIESLGIDILVEYPFTSEFMNTEPEVFVEDIIRKSLKAVCVVVGPDYTFGKGGRGNVQMLADMADEAGFELVVVPKECYEEREISSTFVREELQVGHMETVNMLLARPYSVNGVIAKGSQIGRTMNLPTINIYPPAGKLLPPNGVYASVTILGGKSFYGVTNVGIKPTVKDNAEISVETFLFDFDEDVYGVNVEVQLRHFQRPEMKFDNIEALHKQIDADAQFARQLFMI encoded by the coding sequence ATGAGATACATTCATGATACTGATAAGTTTACAATTGAAGGTGCTACTGTTGTGACGCTTGGCAAGTTTGACGGCGTACACAAAGGTCATCAGAAGCTGCTTGCAACGGTAAGGGATAAGGCTTCCGGATATGGTGCAATGTCAGCAGCATTTACATTTGACCATATACCGGTAAGTCTTAGCAAGACTCCGGGACAGAGCTATATCATGACCAATGCTGAGAGAAGAAGCTTTATAGAGAGTCTTGGCATAGATATTCTGGTTGAGTATCCATTTACAAGTGAGTTTATGAATACGGAGCCTGAAGTATTTGTTGAAGATATAATAAGAAAAAGTCTCAAAGCAGTGTGTGTTGTGGTAGGCCCGGATTATACATTCGGCAAAGGCGGCCGCGGTAATGTACAGATGCTTGCGGATATGGCGGATGAAGCCGGATTTGAACTTGTTGTTGTCCCAAAAGAATGTTATGAAGAACGTGAGATAAGCAGCACGTTTGTCAGGGAAGAACTTCAGGTAGGACATATGGAAACTGTCAATATGCTCCTCGCAAGACCATACTCGGTTAACGGCGTTATTGCGAAGGGAAGCCAGATTGGCAGGACAATGAACCTTCCTACGATTAATATATACCCACCGGCAGGAAAACTGCTTCCGCCTAATGGTGTATATGCATCTGTTACAATACTCGGCGGAAAAAGCTTTTATGGAGTTACCAATGTAGGCATCAAGCCTACCGTAAAGGACAATGCCGAGATTAGTGTTGAGACATTCCTGTTTGATTTTGATGAAGATGTATACGGAGTGAATGTGGAAGTACAGCTCAGGCATTTTCAGAGACCTGAGATGAAGTTTGATAATATTGAGGCGCTGCATAAGCAGATAGATGCCGATGCACAGTTCGCAAGACAGCTGTTTATGATTTAA
- the rbfA gene encoding 30S ribosome-binding factor RbfA, producing the protein MRKNSIKNTRINGEVQRELSNIIHNEIKDPRIHPMTSVVTVEVAPDLKTCKAYISVLGDEKAQQDTIAGLKSAEGYIRRELAHTVNLRNTPEIRFILDQSIEYGVRMSRLIDEVNAGLEDGGDEDEENLSEQ; encoded by the coding sequence ATGCGTAAAAACAGTATTAAGAATACACGTATCAATGGCGAAGTTCAGAGAGAGTTGAGCAATATTATCCATAATGAGATTAAGGATCCGCGAATCCACCCGATGACATCTGTCGTGACGGTGGAGGTCGCACCTGACCTTAAGACATGTAAGGCATATATAAGTGTCCTCGGAGACGAAAAAGCACAGCAGGATACGATTGCCGGTCTTAAGAGCGCAGAAGGATATATCAGAAGGGAACTTGCACATACGGTTAATCTGAGAAATACGCCTGAGATAAGATTTATACTTGATCAGTCAATTGAGTACGGAGTAAGAATGTCACGTCTTATTGATGAGGTTAACGCAGGTCTTGAAGACGGCGGTGATGAGGATGAAGAGAACTTATCAGAACAGTAA
- a CDS encoding bifunctional oligoribonuclease/PAP phosphatase NrnA, with product MNIAEELAGAKTVGITGHVRPDGDCVGSCMGLYNYIIDNMPGIQVDVYLEKPGDEFGYINGIDEIKHEADDKAHDVFFVLDCSDVERFKPFVKCYNNSVKKICLDHHVSNGGFADASVIMPDASSTCEVLYGTLDDSLISKNTAECIYTGIIHDTGVFKYSCTSADTMTIAGRMMEKGIAYSDIIDNSFYKKTYNQNQILGRALLESVLFYDGKCIFSAVNRKTMDFYGVDGKALGGIIEQLRLTDGVEVAIFLYETGIHEYKVSLRSKSYIDVSRIAMHFGGGGHVRAAGCTMHGTVHDIINNIGAQLELQMGKKIYD from the coding sequence ATGAATATTGCAGAAGAACTGGCGGGTGCAAAGACTGTGGGAATTACGGGACATGTACGTCCTGATGGTGACTGCGTAGGCTCATGCATGGGATTATACAATTATATTATTGATAATATGCCTGGTATTCAGGTGGATGTATATCTTGAAAAGCCTGGTGATGAATTCGGCTATATCAATGGAATTGATGAGATAAAGCATGAAGCGGATGACAAGGCGCACGATGTATTTTTTGTGCTTGACTGTTCGGACGTGGAAAGATTCAAGCCGTTTGTAAAGTGCTACAATAATTCGGTTAAGAAGATATGCCTTGACCATCATGTGAGCAATGGCGGTTTTGCAGATGCATCAGTTATTATGCCGGATGCAAGCTCTACATGTGAAGTACTGTACGGAACACTTGATGACAGTCTTATAAGTAAGAATACGGCTGAATGCATATATACGGGAATTATTCATGATACCGGCGTGTTCAAATACAGCTGTACATCTGCTGATACAATGACTATCGCAGGACGCATGATGGAAAAGGGCATTGCATATTCGGATATAATAGACAACAGCTTTTATAAGAAGACGTATAACCAGAACCAGATTCTTGGAAGAGCTCTTCTTGAAAGCGTGCTTTTCTACGATGGTAAATGCATTTTTTCAGCTGTTAACAGAAAAACCATGGATTTTTATGGCGTGGATGGCAAGGCGCTCGGTGGCATTATTGAACAGTTAAGACTTACTGATGGTGTTGAAGTCGCAATATTTCTATATGAGACCGGCATTCATGAATACAAGGTCAGCCTGCGCTCGAAGAGCTATATTGATGTCAGCAGGATAGCAATGCATTTTGGCGGCGGCGGACATGTACGTGCTGCCGGATGCACAATGCATGGAACGGTTCACGACATTATAAATAACATCGGAGCACAGCTTGAACTGCAGATGGGAAAGAAAATATATGATTAA